The Streptomyces sp. V4I8 genome includes the window TTTCGACTCGCTGACGGTTCTGGAACTGAACACCAGGCTGGCGGCCGCCACCGGCCTCAGGCTGCCCGCGGCCCTCGCCTTCGAGTACCCGACGGCGAGCGCCCTGGCCGCCCACCTGCACCAGGAACTCGTGGGGACCACAGGATGAACCGCGCTGATCACCGCTCAGGCCGTGGACAGCAGGTTCTCGCGCCCCTCGGAGGCCAGCAGGATGGAGTGCCGGAGCTCCCTGAGGGCGGCGCAGGGTTCGAGGCCGAGCTCCGCGCTGAGGGTCTCCTGGGCCATCGCGTAGACGGCGAGGGCCTCGCCCCGGCGGCCGCCGCGGTACAGCGCCAGCATCAGGTGCCGATAGAGGACCTCGTGCAGGGGATGCCGGCTGATCAGCGTCCGCAGTCGCGCGACGGGTTCGTGATGGCGGCCGAGAGCGAGGTGCGAGGTCACCAGCAACTCGGCGCACTCCAGGTACAGTTCCTCGATCCAGGTGGCGAAGTCGGCGACGACGGGGCCGTCCCTCAGATCGTCCGGGACGGGGCCCCGCCACACGGCCAGCGCCTGCTCCAGAGCGGCGGCCGCCTGGTCGTGGCGGCCGGCGTGCGCGTGGGCACGGCCGGTCTCGACCAGCCGCTGGAACTCACGGACGTCCAGCTCGTCGCCGTCGGTCCGCAGCAGATAGCCGGGCGGTCTCGTGGCGATCGGGCTGTCCCGTTCGCCCGGCCGGCTGAGGAACTTGCGCAGCTGGGAGATGTACACATGCAGGGCGGCATCGGCACGGCGGGGCGGACTGCTGCCCCAGAGCTCCGTGATCAGCAGTTCCCGGGGGACGATCTGATCCGCCCGGACCAGCAGGGTCGCCAGCAGCGTGGCCGTCTTGCGGGCGGTGATGAAGCGACTGCCGTCCTCGGTGACCACCCGGAGGGAGCCCAGGAGTTCGTATCTCATGAGGTCCCCTTCCACTGCGCGGAGCGGGGTGGGTTCTGGTGAAGCATGGTCGTCCTTCCGGGCTGGGGCGCCCTGAGGACGAACTCCTTCAGGCGCGCTCGCCGACCGGGGCCGGCTCGGGAACTGAGGCTTGCTCCACGACCGTTCGGCGCTCGACCGTTCGGCGCTCGACCAGCCCGAGCGCCACACCGGCGATGATGATCAGGCCGCCGAAGACCTGCGGGAGCCGGACCGTCTCTCCGTTGATCACCACGGCACCGAGCACACCGAACACCGGCACCAGGTTGAGGATGTTGACCGCGACGCTCGATGTCATCCGGCGCAGGCCGTAGTTGTAGAGCAGGAAGCCGCCGACGGAGCACGCCACGGCCAGATAGGCGAGCAGCACCGAGGCCGTGGTGTCCGGCATCCGCCACTCCCCGATCTCCAGGAGCGAGGCGAGCAGGAAGCCGGCGGCGCCCGCCACGGTCTGGTAGTAGGTGAGGTTCAACGCGTCCTGGCCGCGGCCCGCGGACTTGCCCAGCACGTTGTACCCGGCCCACACCAGGCCGCCGAGCAGCAGCAGTACGTCTCCGAACCAGCGGTCGCCGCCACCGACCTCCGCGCCGTTGCGCACGACCAGGAAGGCGCCCACCGTGGCGAGCAGCA containing:
- a CDS encoding BTAD domain-containing putative transcriptional regulator — encoded protein: MRYELLGSLRVVTEDGSRFITARKTATLLATLLVRADQIVPRELLITELWGSSPPRRADAALHVYISQLRKFLSRPGERDSPIATRPPGYLLRTDGDELDVREFQRLVETGRAHAHAGRHDQAAAALEQALAVWRGPVPDDLRDGPVVADFATWIEELYLECAELLVTSHLALGRHHEPVARLRTLISRHPLHEVLYRHLMLALYRGGRRGEALAVYAMAQETLSAELGLEPCAALRELRHSILLASEGRENLLSTA
- a CDS encoding DMT family transporter; this translates as MDERRTRILAICSVVAAALFWSSSYAVTKEVLADVGPLTIGAIRFTIAAVLLGLMVRMRRNPVARPDARQRRMIYLSGLLGITVYFVLENIGVELSTASDASLIVASYPLMTMLLELVVFRTRMPLLRVGGVLLATVGAFLVVRNGAEVGGGDRWFGDVLLLLGGLVWAGYNVLGKSAGRGQDALNLTYYQTVAGAAGFLLASLLEIGEWRMPDTTASVLLAYLAVACSVGGFLLYNYGLRRMTSSVAVNILNLVPVFGVLGAVVINGETVRLPQVFGGLIIIAGVALGLVERRTVERRTVVEQASVPEPAPVGERA